One Glycine max cultivar Williams 82 chromosome 4, Glycine_max_v4.0, whole genome shotgun sequence DNA segment encodes these proteins:
- the LOC121174815 gene encoding uncharacterized protein: protein MEDTNELLHLLVDAMNRGLRDANGSLSKQNVERIILPQLNAKTKFMYVLSGWEGSAHDSKVLSDALARKNGLKVPQVEPTDESSSSSSVLPNYEDNDHEPIVQTQEQERGDANIWRTNIGSDMWRNANN from the exons ATGGAGGATACCAATGAGTTGTTGCACCTCTTGGTGGATGCTATGAATAGGGGATTGCGTGATGCCAATGGGTCACTTAGCAAACAAAATGTAGAACGAATAATACTTCCTCAACTCAATGCAAAAACTAAATTCATGTACGTTCTTAGCGGGTGGGAGGGTTCAGCACATGATTCCAAGGTGTTAAGTGATGCTTTGGCAAGGAAGAATGGACTTAAAGTGCCCCAAG TGGAACCTACTGACgagtcttcatcttcatcttcagtgTTACCAAATTACGAAGACAATGATCATGAACCCATTGTTCAAACACAAGAGCAGGAACGAGGAGATGCTAATATATGGAGGACTAATATAGGTTCAGATATGTGGAGAAATGCTAATAATTAG
- the LOC100779030 gene encoding WD repeat-containing protein DWA2, producing MQAASSGIGYGLKYQARCISDVKADTDHTSFLAGTLSLKEENEVHLIRLSSSGTELFCEGLFSHPNEIWDLVSCPFDQRIFSTVYSNGETYGAAIWQIPELYGELNSPQLERITSLDTDSGKIKCILWWPSGRHDKLISINEENLYLWNLDVSKKTAQVQSQDSAGMLHKLSGGAWDPHDVSSVAATCESYLQFWDVRTMKKTMSIECSHVCSVDYHPQKQHILVTAEHESGIHIWDLRKPKVPIQELPGHTHWTWTVKCNPEYDGMILSAGTDSTVNLWLASTNHDELTTERQVDSSARWVDPLLNTYSDYEDSIYGLTWSSREPWIFASLSYDGRVVVESVKPFISKK from the exons ATGCAAGCTGCATCTTCAGGCATCGGATACGGTCTAAAATATCAG GCTAGATGCATATCCGATGTGAAGGCAGACACAGATCACACTAGCTTCCTCGCTGGCACTCTCAGCctcaaagaagaaaatgag GTACATCTGATTCGGCTTTCGTCGAGTGGAACCGAACTCTTCTGCGAGGGATTGTTCTCTCATCCCAACGAGATCTGGGACCTTGTTTCTTGCCCCTTTGATCAACGGATCTTTTCAACCGTCTACTCTAACG GTGAAACGTATGGGGCAGCAATATGGCAGATCCCCGAGCTATATGGCGAGTTAAATTCACCTCAGCTAGAGAGAATTACCTCCCTCGACACTGATTCTGGCAAGATTAAATG TATTCTATGGTGGCCATCTGGAAGGCATGATAAATTGATCAGCATCAATGAGGAAAACCTGTACTTGTGGAATTTAGATGTTTCAAAGAAAACTGCTCAG GTACAATCACAAGATTCAGCTGGTATGCTGCACAAGTTATCTGGAGGGGCATGGGATCCACATGATGTGAGTTCTGTTGCTGCAACTTGTGAATCGTATCTCCAATTTTGGGATGTCAGAACAATGAA GAAGACTATGTCAATCGAGTGTTCCCATGTATGCAGTGTTGATTACCATCCCCAAAAGCAGCACATACTT GTTACTGCAGAACATGAGTCTGGGATACACATTTGGGATCTAAGAAAACCTAAAGTTCCCATCCAAGAGCTTCCAGGACATACTCATTG GACTTGGACTGTCAAGTGTAACCCAGAGTATGATGGAATGATCttg AGTGCTGGTACGGATTCAACTGTCAACTTGTGGCTTGCCTCAACAAATCATGATGAGTTAACAACTGAAAG ACAAGTCGATTCATCTGCCCGATGGGTTGATCCATTGCTTAATACGTACAGTGATTATGAAGACAGCATTTATG GGCTCACATGGAGTTCTCGTGAACCATGGATCTTTGCATCATTATCCTATGATGGCAGG GTTGTTGTAGAATCAGTTAAGCCTTTCATCTCCAAAAAATAA